The following proteins are encoded in a genomic region of Actinomycetota bacterium:
- a CDS encoding ABC transporter ATP-binding protein: MTAAIRTEGLTKQFGEVVALDGLDLEVRTGEVMGFLGPNGAGKTTTTRLLLDLLRPTRGRAEVLGRDTRVDALEVRARTGYLPGDLALPERWTTHELLAFHGRLRGGLDRGHADELADRLGLDPTRPLGDLSRGNRQKVGIVQAFASRSDLLVLDEPSSSLDPLVQRELLDLVREVRDDGRSVFFSSHVLSEVERVADRVAIIREGRLLLVDDVATLKGRSLVRMHIRFDRPPPLDEFARLEAVREATAEDGTLHLVVEGSPDAVIKLAARYRVETFVSDEAALEEIFLTYYTRGRSPSEERGRV, encoded by the coding sequence GTGACAGCGGCGATCCGTACCGAGGGCCTGACCAAGCAGTTCGGCGAGGTCGTGGCGCTCGACGGGCTCGATCTCGAGGTCCGTACCGGCGAGGTCATGGGTTTCCTGGGGCCCAACGGGGCGGGGAAGACCACGACGACGCGGCTGCTGCTCGACCTGCTCCGTCCCACCCGCGGACGAGCCGAGGTCCTCGGTCGCGACACCCGCGTCGATGCGCTCGAGGTGCGGGCCCGGACCGGCTACCTCCCCGGTGATCTCGCGCTCCCGGAGCGCTGGACGACCCACGAGCTGCTGGCCTTCCACGGCCGCCTCCGGGGTGGGCTCGACCGCGGTCACGCCGACGAGCTCGCCGACCGCCTCGGTCTCGATCCGACCCGGCCATTGGGAGACCTCAGTCGCGGCAACCGTCAGAAGGTCGGGATCGTGCAGGCGTTCGCGTCGCGGTCCGACCTGCTCGTCCTCGACGAGCCTTCCAGCAGCCTGGACCCGCTCGTGCAGCGTGAGCTGCTCGATCTCGTGCGCGAGGTCCGCGACGACGGCCGGAGCGTGTTCTTCAGCTCGCACGTGCTGTCCGAGGTCGAACGCGTCGCCGACCGCGTCGCGATCATCCGCGAGGGCCGGTTGCTGCTCGTCGATGACGTCGCCACGCTCAAGGGTCGCTCGCTGGTGCGCATGCACATCCGCTTCGACCGTCCGCCTCCGCTCGACGAGTTCGCCCGGCTCGAGGCCGTGCGCGAGGCCACCGCGGAGGACGGGACGCTGCACCTGGTCGTGGAGGGATCACCGGACGCGGTGATCAAGCTCGCCGCGAGGTACCGCGTCGAGACCTTCGTCAGCGACGAGGCAGCCCTCGAGGAGATCTTCCTCACCTACTACACGCGCGGTCGGAGCCCCAGCGAGGAGCGGGGCCGTGTCTGA
- a CDS encoding GAF domain-containing protein: MSSVGSSEDEGAAHAPLARGGDDTAASALRLAEVVRDHLDPDAGLDALSGLLARIAGVLGYPAASLYRLEGRALVNVASSGFPDDVPQRLPRDAGIMGAAVTADEAVVCRDSQADERWVDGSGGAHRSGVAVPMRLGGRTWGVLVIEALEVDAFDPATVVQLTPVADELAWALEAIRLHELALEQAHHEERLRRGLEAAAAVISAGLQDPDLDIAIDRMVREVREQLGWESLAVLLRRDETLEVAAAYGYADHVAGMRFSMARGILGHVAMTGRPYLARDTRDDPFYDAVVHETRSEICAPLRVAGQVRGVINAESPIPNRFTLAELELMERIAEQMSLVIHNLELLGAEKETVARLHELDRFKSRLLTLASHELRTPLTVVLGFAEVLAEHGETLAPESARDYAVSILRHATGLGRLVDHMLIASEIEQGSLDVVPTRVELLPLVAELISEIDAQIEVRPGLDEVAVRADPFRLRQVLSALIDNAAKYAGDGVIQLDARVDGATTTLLLRDEGPGIPGPERERVFELFHQIGEHGIAGRRGVGLGLTIARDLVKLMDGDLRLASAEGYGVTFLIDLPTG, translated from the coding sequence ATGTCATCGGTGGGGTCGTCGGAGGACGAGGGTGCCGCCCACGCTCCCCTCGCACGTGGTGGCGATGACACGGCGGCGTCCGCGCTCCGCCTCGCCGAGGTGGTGCGCGATCACCTCGACCCCGATGCCGGCCTCGACGCCCTCTCCGGCCTGCTCGCACGGATCGCCGGCGTGCTCGGCTACCCCGCCGCGTCCCTGTACCGCCTCGAGGGGCGCGCGCTCGTCAACGTCGCCTCGTCGGGGTTCCCCGATGACGTCCCGCAGCGGCTGCCGCGCGACGCGGGGATCATGGGAGCGGCCGTCACCGCGGACGAGGCGGTGGTGTGCCGCGACTCACAGGCCGATGAGCGGTGGGTCGACGGCAGTGGTGGTGCGCACCGGTCGGGTGTCGCCGTCCCGATGCGTCTGGGCGGCCGAACGTGGGGCGTGCTCGTGATCGAGGCCCTGGAGGTGGATGCGTTCGACCCGGCCACCGTCGTCCAGCTCACCCCCGTCGCGGACGAGCTCGCGTGGGCGCTCGAGGCCATACGGCTGCACGAGCTCGCCCTAGAGCAGGCCCACCACGAGGAGCGCCTGCGCCGGGGCCTCGAGGCGGCCGCCGCCGTGATCTCCGCGGGGCTGCAGGATCCGGATCTCGACATCGCCATCGACCGAATGGTGCGAGAGGTCCGAGAGCAGCTCGGATGGGAGTCGCTGGCTGTGCTCCTCCGCCGTGACGAGACGCTGGAGGTGGCCGCCGCCTACGGGTACGCCGACCATGTGGCGGGGATGCGGTTCTCGATGGCGCGGGGGATCCTCGGGCACGTCGCCATGACGGGACGGCCGTACCTGGCCCGGGACACCCGTGACGATCCGTTCTACGACGCGGTCGTGCACGAGACCCGCAGCGAGATCTGCGCCCCGCTCCGCGTCGCCGGTCAGGTGCGCGGGGTCATCAACGCCGAGAGCCCGATCCCGAACCGGTTCACGCTTGCCGAGCTCGAACTCATGGAGCGCATCGCGGAGCAGATGAGCCTCGTGATCCACAACCTCGAGTTGCTAGGAGCCGAGAAGGAGACCGTGGCACGTCTGCACGAGCTCGACCGCTTCAAGTCGCGCCTGTTGACGCTGGCGTCGCACGAGCTGCGCACACCGCTGACGGTCGTGCTCGGCTTCGCCGAGGTGCTCGCCGAGCACGGCGAGACGCTCGCGCCCGAGAGCGCCCGCGACTACGCGGTCTCGATCCTGCGCCACGCCACGGGCCTCGGACGGCTCGTCGACCACATGCTCATCGCGTCCGAGATCGAACAGGGCAGCCTCGACGTCGTCCCGACGCGGGTGGAGCTGCTGCCGTTGGTGGCCGAGCTCATCTCCGAGATCGATGCGCAGATCGAGGTCCGTCCTGGTCTCGACGAGGTGGCGGTTCGGGCCGACCCCTTCCGTCTGCGGCAGGTCCTCTCTGCGCTCATCGACAACGCGGCGAAGTACGCCGGGGATGGCGTCATCCAACTCGATGCTCGGGTCGACGGTGCCACGACGACGCTGCTGCTGCGGGACGAGGGGCCCGGAATCCCCGGACCGGAGCGTGAGCGGGTCTTCGAGCTGTTCCACCAGATCGGCGAGCACGGCATCGCGGGGCGGCGGGGCGTCGGCCTCGGCCTCACCATCGCCCGCGACCTCGTCAAGCTGATGGACGGCGACCTCCGCCTCGCCTCCGCCGAAGGCTACGGCGTCACCTTCCTGATCGACCTCCCCACCGGGTAA
- a CDS encoding 50S ribosomal protein L11 methyltransferase: MTDQASTTHRYTLLGAPPRNERDLLVTRLWQADALGVWEQDDATVAWFDRRDDEAVPPGGRWEVEEERDWLSEWKRELGTVRVGRIVIAPSWIDHSPLPEDITIVIDPEQAFGTGHHATTRRCLELLQSLEVVGREVLDVGTGSGILALAAERLGAARTVGIDTDPTAVEVAAANAARNAVTPELRVGSVEVAETTFDLVLANLVTGTIIDLAPDLVAATRPDGDLILSGIRADRGTEVIELLAQLGAVLLERAEEDGWLALLLSRPATTTAATP; the protein is encoded by the coding sequence ATGACCGATCAGGCCTCGACCACGCACCGCTACACCCTGCTCGGCGCCCCGCCCCGCAACGAGCGGGACCTGCTGGTCACCCGGCTGTGGCAGGCCGACGCGCTGGGCGTGTGGGAACAGGACGATGCCACCGTGGCGTGGTTCGACCGCCGCGACGACGAAGCCGTGCCGCCCGGTGGCCGCTGGGAGGTCGAGGAGGAGCGCGACTGGCTGTCCGAGTGGAAACGTGAACTCGGTACCGTCCGGGTCGGGCGGATCGTGATCGCCCCGAGCTGGATCGACCACTCTCCCCTGCCGGAGGACATCACCATCGTGATCGACCCCGAGCAGGCGTTCGGCACCGGCCACCACGCCACCACCCGCCGCTGCCTCGAGCTGCTGCAGTCGCTGGAGGTGGTGGGACGCGAGGTCCTCGACGTGGGCACCGGCAGCGGGATCCTGGCCCTGGCCGCCGAACGCCTGGGCGCCGCCAGGACCGTGGGCATCGACACGGACCCGACGGCGGTCGAGGTAGCCGCCGCCAACGCGGCCCGCAACGCCGTCACCCCGGAGCTGCGGGTCGGCTCGGTCGAGGTGGCGGAGACGACCTTCGACCTCGTCCTCGCCAACCTCGTGACCGGCACCATCATCGACCTCGCCCCCGACCTCGTCGCGGCCACACGCCCTGACGGCGACCTGATCCTCAGCGGCATCCGAGCCGACCGCGGCACGGAGGTGATCGAGCTGCTGGCGCAGCTCGGGGCGGTACTGCTCGAGCGCGCCGAGGAGGACGGCTGGCTCGCCCTCCTGTTGTCCCGGCCAGCGACAACCACCGCTGCGACACCGTGA
- a CDS encoding AI-2E family transporter: MEPVTEGPGQGGRLRPDLRTAVTIGLGVVLGLLLTDLFRNIVGRLHTILVILLISLFLSFAMEPAVQYLARRGMRRGFGTFVVFLVSFLLAVGFIAAMLPLVIDQITTLVDQGPELVRGLSEQAARLPGIGESLSAWLDDATTDLPDRLPDVAGQVTGGLLGIGGTLLGGLVQLLTIGLVTFYLVADGPRVRRALVSRLRPEEQREFLTMWELAVAKTGGYVYSRVVTAIVSALFHAVVFTLVGLEYAIALGVWVGVVSSVIPVVGTYLAGFLPLLIALAGEQPADAIWVVAAIVVYQQVENYYVAPKITARTMELHPAVAFISVLAGAALLGAVGALLALPVAAIVTALASTIGERHEIVEHELIKELDPLGKTDYIRTYGRDPERPGDEGA, from the coding sequence ATGGAGCCGGTCACCGAGGGTCCAGGCCAGGGCGGACGGTTGCGCCCCGACCTCCGCACCGCCGTCACCATCGGCCTGGGGGTGGTGCTCGGGCTGCTGCTGACCGACCTCTTCCGCAACATCGTGGGGCGGCTGCACACGATCCTCGTGATCCTGCTGATCAGCCTGTTCCTCAGCTTCGCGATGGAGCCTGCGGTGCAGTACCTGGCGCGCCGGGGGATGCGGCGGGGGTTCGGCACGTTCGTCGTCTTCCTCGTGTCGTTCCTCCTGGCGGTCGGGTTCATCGCCGCGATGCTCCCGCTCGTCATCGACCAGATCACCACGCTGGTCGACCAGGGCCCCGAGCTCGTGCGTGGCCTCAGCGAGCAGGCGGCGCGGCTCCCCGGGATCGGTGAGTCGCTGTCGGCGTGGCTCGACGACGCCACGACCGACCTGCCCGACCGGCTTCCGGACGTCGCGGGACAGGTCACGGGTGGGTTGCTCGGCATCGGCGGGACGCTGCTGGGCGGACTCGTCCAGCTGCTCACCATCGGACTGGTGACCTTCTACCTCGTGGCCGACGGGCCGCGGGTACGTCGGGCTCTGGTGAGTCGCCTCCGGCCGGAAGAGCAGCGCGAGTTCCTCACCATGTGGGAGCTCGCCGTCGCCAAGACCGGTGGGTACGTCTACAGCCGCGTGGTGACCGCGATCGTCTCGGCGCTGTTCCACGCCGTCGTGTTCACCCTCGTCGGCCTCGAGTACGCCATCGCCCTGGGCGTCTGGGTCGGCGTCGTATCGAGCGTCATCCCGGTCGTGGGCACCTACCTCGCCGGCTTCCTCCCACTGCTGATCGCCCTCGCCGGCGAGCAACCTGCGGACGCGATCTGGGTCGTAGCGGCGATCGTCGTGTACCAGCAGGTCGAGAACTACTACGTCGCCCCGAAGATCACCGCACGCACGATGGAGCTGCACCCCGCCGTCGCGTTCATCTCGGTACTCGCCGGCGCCGCGCTGCTCGGGGCGGTCGGGGCGCTGCTCGCACTGCCGGTCGCCGCCATCGTCACCGCGCTCGCGAGCACCATCGGGGAGCGCCACGAGATCGTCGAGCACGAGCTCATCAAGGAGCTCGACCCGTTGGGCAAGACCGACTACATCCGCACGTACGGCCGCGACCCGGAGCGTCCCGGCGACGAAGGTGCGTAG
- a CDS encoding class I SAM-dependent RNA methyltransferase — MKEKEPTVEVDLHGIAHGGEAVGRLPDGRAVFVGRAIPGERVRIRVVEDKKRWARAELVEVVTPSPDRVEPPCPYVPECGGCDLQHVVPARQRVMKTRVVREQLERLGGIEAPPVDEIRAVGPDVRYRESARFHAADDGRLGFHAAGSHEVVPIADCLILHELSQLLREEVGDRTGASEVTVRAPYSGRVAVLHPGPGPLDIPEGSFDVALAQPDGSVAPLRGDGVMSSIIAGFTYRYDASCFFQVNPGGAEAIVEEVLTAVGAVGGRHVWDLYAGVGLLSLPLAAGGAVVTAVEGHAPATAWARRNAGEAGVDVEVVTAPVERFVGEVSRDPGVRRPDVVVLDPPRRGAGADLAADLAALGPEVIAYVACDVAALARDTRALTRSGYRLTRAVPLDLFPMTHHIEVVARFVRS, encoded by the coding sequence GTGAAGGAGAAGGAACCGACGGTCGAGGTCGACCTCCACGGCATCGCCCACGGCGGCGAGGCGGTGGGACGGTTACCCGACGGCCGCGCCGTGTTCGTGGGGCGCGCCATCCCGGGCGAACGGGTGCGCATCCGGGTCGTGGAGGACAAGAAGCGGTGGGCACGAGCGGAGCTCGTCGAGGTGGTGACCCCGAGCCCCGACCGGGTCGAACCGCCCTGCCCCTACGTCCCCGAGTGCGGTGGCTGCGACCTGCAGCACGTCGTGCCTGCCCGGCAGCGAGTGATGAAGACGCGCGTCGTGCGCGAGCAACTCGAGCGGCTCGGCGGCATCGAGGCTCCGCCGGTGGACGAGATCCGCGCCGTCGGTCCCGACGTGCGCTACCGCGAGTCGGCCCGGTTCCACGCGGCGGACGACGGCCGTCTGGGGTTCCACGCCGCCGGCTCGCACGAGGTCGTGCCGATCGCCGACTGCCTCATCCTCCACGAGCTGTCCCAGCTGCTCCGCGAGGAGGTCGGTGACCGGACCGGCGCGTCCGAGGTGACGGTGCGTGCGCCGTACTCGGGACGGGTCGCCGTGCTCCACCCGGGCCCTGGCCCGCTCGACATCCCCGAGGGCAGCTTCGACGTCGCGCTCGCCCAGCCGGACGGCAGCGTCGCACCGCTGCGGGGAGACGGCGTCATGAGCTCGATCATCGCCGGCTTCACCTACCGCTACGACGCATCGTGCTTCTTCCAGGTGAACCCGGGCGGTGCGGAGGCCATCGTCGAGGAGGTGCTCACCGCGGTGGGGGCGGTCGGGGGGCGACACGTGTGGGACCTGTACGCCGGTGTCGGCCTGCTGTCGCTGCCGCTCGCTGCGGGCGGGGCGGTCGTCACCGCGGTCGAGGGGCACGCCCCGGCCACCGCGTGGGCCCGGCGCAACGCCGGGGAGGCCGGCGTCGACGTCGAGGTCGTGACCGCGCCGGTGGAACGGTTCGTCGGGGAGGTGAGTCGGGACCCCGGCGTGCGCCGCCCCGATGTCGTCGTGCTCGACCCGCCCCGGCGGGGCGCAGGCGCGGACCTCGCGGCCGACCTGGCCGCGCTCGGACCGGAGGTCATCGCCTACGTCGCCTGCGACGTGGCCGCGCTGGCGCGGGACACCAGAGCGCTCACCCGCAGCGGCTACCGGCTCACCCGGGCGGTACCTCTGGACCTGTTCCCCATGACCCACCACATCGAGGTCGTCGCCCGTTTCGTCCGGAGCTGA